From Chryseobacterium tructae, one genomic window encodes:
- a CDS encoding aspartate/glutamate racemase family protein gives MRNKVLGILGGMGPRSTTPFLEQVLDECQEQYNAQLDEEFPEIIIYSLPTPFYLDRPIDHELMQETIIKGLKKLENNGVDCIAMPCNSAHIYIHDLINSVNTPLLNIVEETCKQLPSTAQRITLLATKTTFDSNIYQNEIINQGHQFIFKESWQDEVIQVIQRIKKQKDDPENTVLWEKLMEKIDQEVDFIIIACTDLNVVMNTTEKNHKLLDSSKCLAHSLIKNYLS, from the coding sequence ATGAGAAATAAGGTATTGGGGATTTTAGGAGGAATGGGCCCCAGGTCTACCACTCCTTTTCTGGAGCAGGTGTTAGATGAATGTCAGGAACAATATAATGCCCAATTAGATGAAGAATTTCCTGAAATTATAATCTATTCATTACCTACCCCTTTTTATTTAGATCGTCCTATTGATCATGAGCTTATGCAGGAGACCATCATCAAAGGATTGAAAAAGCTGGAAAATAATGGTGTTGATTGTATTGCAATGCCTTGTAACTCTGCTCATATTTATATTCATGATCTTATCAATTCGGTCAATACCCCTTTGTTGAATATCGTGGAAGAAACTTGTAAGCAATTACCTTCAACAGCTCAGAGGATAACTCTTCTTGCTACCAAAACAACATTCGATTCCAATATATATCAGAATGAAATTATAAATCAAGGGCACCAGTTTATATTTAAAGAAAGCTGGCAAGATGAAGTCATTCAGGTCATCCAAAGGATCAAAAAACAAAAAGATGATCCGGAAAATACAGTTTTATGGGAAAAACTGATGGAAAAAATAGATCAGGAAGTAGATTTCATCATTATTGCCTGCACAGACCTTAATGTTGTAATGAATACAACAGAGAAGAATCATAAACTATTAGATTCATCAAAATGCCTTGCTCATTCACTAATCAAAAACTATCTTTCATAA
- a CDS encoding DUF4840 domain-containing protein has protein sequence MKKFTVSQFLTAILLVFTGFTLYSCSLDGPEIRPVRLEDLNGNYKGRLITIQGERKTETIKNFKVKKDTIMFSEFPIEEIVKTVVKDPVKAETAIKAIDKVKYNIQYKASLNAANNVVELSLSPKPLEVLIPVDGGTKKAEVLLAAKQKGFYVGMDGSLRFVVTADKVTVDGTVLAPYETIGYNFPFCVKY, from the coding sequence ATGAAAAAATTTACAGTATCTCAATTTTTAACAGCTATTTTACTTGTGTTCACAGGTTTTACTTTGTATTCATGTAGTCTTGATGGCCCGGAAATCAGGCCGGTAAGACTCGAAGATTTGAATGGAAACTATAAAGGAAGACTTATTACAATACAAGGAGAGCGTAAAACAGAAACAATAAAGAATTTTAAAGTAAAAAAGGATACGATCATGTTTTCTGAATTTCCGATAGAAGAAATTGTGAAAACTGTAGTAAAAGACCCTGTAAAAGCGGAAACAGCGATTAAGGCGATAGATAAGGTGAAGTATAATATTCAATATAAAGCCTCACTGAATGCTGCCAATAATGTTGTAGAATTGTCTTTGTCCCCTAAGCCTCTTGAAGTTCTGATTCCTGTAGATGGAGGAACTAAAAAGGCAGAAGTGCTATTAGCTGCTAAACAGAAAGGGTTTTATGTAGGGATGGACGGGTCGCTAAGATTTGTGGTTACAGCAGATAAAGTTACTGTAGATGGAACAGTACTTGCCCCTTACGAGACGATTGGTTATAATTTTCCGTTCTGCGTAAAATATTAA
- a CDS encoding non-ribosomal peptide synthetase, protein MPNSTSTLGSQSLGDAVLLSSVDREKLLKNFNTTEWNYKREETLVSLFKKQVELHPDHIAVVYRDQTMTYKELDQKSNQLANNLIDKGIQKEMFVPVWLGRSLEWVVAILGIVKTGAAYVPIDPAYPVKRVEYILSDTTAKIMITNQDLGALLSGNEKTEVFQLDTMTDLEPFSLEQPQVEIHQDALAYTIYTSGSTGKPKGVMVAHLAIQHLVTWHNHYFHVNQTSKVTLVAGLAFDISVWETWSGLTSGATLFIAENEERTDASALVEYFHKNHITHGFVPTVLVPSFIDKTRSYNDLSLQYLFTAGEKLKPVLTTELSYELIDYYGPTECTVYATFRKVKDREGKYVSSIGKPIANAKAYILSENMELLPVGAIGELFIGGEILAKGYLNNEELTTAKFINNPFRENEKIYRTGDLAKWLPNGDVEFLGRIDNQVKIRGFRVELGEIERTLSQQENIQEATVITKDTKGNNKYLIAFIVAKPGSEKEVTMVRNLLKEELPGYMIPAQIIFIDKIPLTVNGKTDSQYLKDLADKEAKDLVSFEPPANETERIIADIWSSELERPVINTTDNFFDIGGNSLLVAVVAVALERKLEVKVYLRDIYQYPVLKQLSEVLINRSKEARVAIPIEDVEPYVELQQDVYLAPGTVFAEGFDPKQLENPSAIFLTGVTGFVGIHLLQELLDTTNADIYCLVRAQDDFHAKEKIDGCFKQFAISQKKEQEGRIIPIIGDLAQPSLGLSKDTFKMLAEKADVIYHSGSSVNFIEPYSYMKAPNVEGLREIIKLAGAERTKCLALLSTISVYSWGHLFTGKTVMLESDDIAQNLMSVSKDIGYVRSKWVMEAIADLAVKEGLPLITYRLGYAMCHSETGASAPYQWWSGLVKNCVEFQSYPALTELREGLITVDYMTQAMAHITRNKEAIGKKFNLIASPETNLTLEDFFGLMKKYYPFTLKGLPYKEWRKQWEDDSKNRLYPLTSLFRDNMHEGLSTVELYQNTYMWDCSNVIKFLEGSGIKEPVFDKKILDSYLKYLGIPIS, encoded by the coding sequence ATGCCAAATTCAACATCAACATTAGGATCCCAATCCTTGGGAGACGCTGTACTATTGTCTTCAGTAGACAGAGAAAAACTTTTGAAAAACTTCAATACAACGGAATGGAACTACAAAAGGGAAGAAACATTGGTTTCCCTTTTCAAAAAACAGGTAGAGCTTCATCCTGATCATATTGCAGTTGTATACAGAGATCAGACAATGACTTATAAAGAGTTGGATCAGAAGAGTAATCAACTTGCTAATAATTTAATAGACAAAGGAATACAAAAAGAAATGTTCGTTCCCGTATGGCTTGGTCGATCCCTTGAGTGGGTGGTTGCCATTCTCGGAATTGTAAAAACGGGAGCAGCTTACGTTCCGATAGATCCGGCATATCCGGTAAAAAGAGTGGAGTATATTCTTTCGGATACTACTGCTAAAATTATGATTACCAATCAGGATCTTGGAGCTCTCTTATCAGGAAATGAGAAAACTGAAGTATTTCAGTTAGATACAATGACCGATTTGGAACCTTTTTCTTTGGAACAGCCACAGGTGGAAATTCACCAGGATGCACTGGCGTATACGATTTATACATCAGGTTCAACAGGGAAGCCTAAAGGCGTGATGGTTGCACATCTTGCTATTCAGCATTTGGTAACATGGCATAATCATTATTTTCATGTGAATCAGACTTCGAAGGTAACTCTTGTGGCAGGGCTTGCATTTGATATTTCTGTATGGGAAACATGGTCAGGACTTACTTCCGGAGCAACCCTTTTTATTGCAGAAAATGAAGAAAGAACAGATGCTTCTGCTTTGGTGGAATATTTCCATAAAAATCATATTACCCATGGATTTGTACCAACAGTTCTTGTTCCTTCTTTTATAGATAAAACCAGAAGCTATAACGATCTGTCCCTTCAATATCTTTTCACAGCAGGTGAGAAACTAAAACCGGTGCTTACTACAGAATTGAGTTATGAACTTATAGACTATTACGGACCCACCGAATGTACAGTATATGCTACATTTAGAAAAGTTAAAGATAGAGAAGGTAAATATGTCTCTTCAATAGGGAAGCCGATAGCCAATGCTAAAGCATACATTTTGAGTGAAAACATGGAATTACTTCCTGTAGGAGCTATAGGGGAGCTGTTTATAGGCGGAGAAATTCTGGCAAAAGGCTACCTTAATAATGAAGAGCTTACCACTGCAAAATTTATCAATAATCCTTTCAGGGAAAATGAAAAAATATACCGTACCGGAGACCTGGCTAAATGGCTGCCTAATGGAGATGTTGAGTTTTTAGGCAGGATAGATAATCAAGTGAAAATAAGAGGTTTCCGGGTGGAGTTGGGAGAAATAGAACGTACCTTGAGCCAACAGGAAAACATACAGGAAGCGACTGTCATCACAAAAGATACCAAAGGAAATAATAAATACCTTATCGCATTTATTGTTGCAAAACCTGGTTCTGAAAAAGAGGTTACCATGGTCAGAAATCTTCTAAAGGAAGAATTACCAGGATATATGATCCCTGCCCAGATTATTTTTATAGATAAAATTCCTCTTACAGTTAATGGGAAAACAGATTCTCAGTATTTAAAAGATCTGGCGGATAAAGAAGCGAAAGATCTGGTTTCTTTCGAACCTCCAGCTAATGAAACAGAAAGAATCATAGCAGATATATGGTCTTCAGAACTGGAGCGACCTGTTATTAATACAACAGATAACTTCTTTGATATTGGAGGAAATTCTTTGTTGGTTGCTGTTGTAGCAGTTGCATTAGAGAGAAAGCTTGAGGTAAAGGTATACCTGAGAGATATCTATCAATACCCTGTATTGAAACAACTTTCAGAAGTGTTGATTAACAGATCCAAAGAAGCAAGAGTAGCTATTCCAATAGAAGATGTAGAGCCATATGTAGAACTACAGCAGGATGTTTATCTCGCTCCGGGAACTGTATTTGCAGAAGGCTTTGATCCTAAACAGCTTGAAAATCCTTCAGCTATATTTTTAACCGGAGTTACGGGATTTGTTGGAATTCACCTTTTACAAGAACTTTTAGATACAACGAATGCTGATATCTATTGCTTGGTAAGAGCTCAGGATGATTTTCATGCAAAAGAAAAGATTGATGGTTGCTTCAAACAGTTTGCTATTTCTCAAAAGAAAGAACAGGAAGGAAGAATTATTCCAATAATAGGAGATCTTGCACAGCCATCCCTGGGACTTTCAAAAGATACATTTAAGATGTTGGCTGAAAAAGCAGATGTGATTTACCATTCTGGAAGTTCTGTGAATTTTATAGAACCTTATTCCTATATGAAAGCACCGAATGTAGAAGGGCTTAGGGAAATTATAAAACTTGCAGGCGCAGAAAGAACAAAATGTCTTGCGCTGCTCTCTACGATATCGGTTTATAGCTGGGGACACTTATTTACAGGGAAAACGGTTATGTTAGAATCTGACGATATCGCCCAAAATCTGATGTCGGTAAGTAAGGATATTGGCTATGTAAGAAGTAAATGGGTCATGGAAGCAATCGCGGATCTGGCAGTAAAAGAAGGTTTGCCTCTTATTACCTATAGATTGGGTTATGCGATGTGTCACAGTGAAACAGGAGCAAGTGCTCCCTATCAATGGTGGTCTGGATTAGTGAAAAATTGTGTAGAGTTTCAGTCTTATCCGGCACTCACAGAACTGAGAGAAGGCTTAATAACGGTAGACTATATGACTCAAGCGATGGCTCATATTACAAGAAATAAAGAAGCGATAGGGAAGAAATTTAACCTTATAGCCAGCCCGGAAACGAATCTTACTCTAGAAGACTTTTTTGGACTCATGAAAAAATATTACCCATTTACATTGAAAGGTCTTCCTTACAAAGAATGGAGAAAACAATGGGAAGACGATAGTAAAAATAGACTTTACCCTTTAACTAGTCTTTTCAGAGATAATATGCATGAAGGTTTGTCAACTGTTGAGCTCTACCAGAATACTTATATGTGGGATTGCTCTAATGTGATTAAGTTTTTGGAGGGATCAGGTATTAAAGAGCCTGTATTTGATAAAAAAATATTGGATTCTTATTTGAAGTATCTTGGTATTCCAATCTCATGA
- a CDS encoding sigma-70 family RNA polymerase sigma factor, translated as MGESKEQILVHRLLQKEEAAWKELFGAYSGNLAYVCSRYITEKEDVHDVLQNSFIKMFRSIESFEYRGEGSLRAWMSRIAVNESLKHIRQKGDFKSSVEVDDLPDLANEEEPDFEEMPKEDIMDLIRSLPDGYRTVFNLYVFEKKSHKDIALLLGIAENSSASQFHRAKGLLVQKIKEFKCQKKHNMNNEWLNTLRSRMEDHEEEVPEGLWDDIKDELFSQEEDNKPVMDFAPAIDTENERKKITKDAAGSKSWLYRIGGIAAAAVLIFMMIKMLPDENQKKISQNLADSNKETDRNQPLKDEEQQKRISTEKDTKADVSLAQNNVNVGQPSAKGIEQIKPEQVRRKTTENKENTQTIIKMAEVMDPASVENKPREMPLIDNGMKDESFNKEVNKIDEELSEKYPDNTKKKINSKSERKWMLSMLTGNASSNSAEQQFHGYASVNGKPMNFEQVWSASEYVDDPLTQVLLANQSKPVEARIRHKVPVTFGLSLYYNLGKKWGIGTGVNYTKLASELHSGSNDNYIKGEQVVHYIGIPVQVNYNVIQKGRFTGYITGGAMLEKPISGSVTTSYVVHDEVRETSKENMEHKPLSFSVNTAVGLQMKVVNRLGIYAEPGIGYHFRDEESPNTIYKEKPLHFNVKFGIRLLID; from the coding sequence ATGGGAGAAAGTAAAGAACAGATTTTGGTACACCGTCTTCTGCAGAAGGAGGAAGCCGCCTGGAAAGAGCTTTTTGGAGCTTATTCAGGTAATCTGGCCTATGTATGCTCCCGATACATCACTGAAAAAGAAGATGTGCATGATGTCCTTCAAAATAGTTTTATCAAGATGTTCCGCTCGATAGAATCATTTGAATACAGAGGAGAAGGCTCCCTTAGGGCATGGATGAGCCGTATTGCAGTAAACGAATCCCTGAAACACATCAGGCAGAAAGGAGATTTTAAATCTTCCGTTGAAGTAGATGATCTTCCAGATCTAGCCAATGAAGAGGAACCAGACTTTGAAGAAATGCCAAAAGAAGATATTATGGATTTAATCCGTTCTCTTCCAGATGGATATAGAACGGTTTTCAACCTTTACGTATTTGAAAAGAAAAGTCATAAGGACATTGCTTTATTGCTGGGAATTGCAGAAAATTCTTCTGCATCACAGTTTCATCGTGCAAAAGGGTTGTTGGTTCAGAAGATAAAGGAATTTAAATGTCAAAAAAAGCACAATATGAATAACGAATGGCTCAATACCCTGCGAAGCAGAATGGAGGACCATGAAGAAGAGGTTCCGGAGGGATTGTGGGATGACATTAAAGATGAATTATTTTCACAAGAAGAGGATAATAAGCCAGTAATGGACTTTGCTCCCGCAATTGATACTGAAAACGAAAGAAAAAAAATAACAAAAGATGCTGCTGGAAGTAAGTCCTGGTTGTATCGTATTGGAGGTATTGCTGCCGCGGCTGTTTTGATTTTTATGATGATAAAGATGTTGCCGGATGAGAATCAGAAGAAGATTTCACAAAATTTGGCAGATTCTAATAAAGAGACAGATAGAAATCAGCCTTTGAAAGATGAAGAACAACAAAAAAGGATAAGCACAGAAAAGGATACAAAGGCGGATGTTTCTTTAGCTCAAAATAATGTTAATGTGGGACAGCCTTCTGCAAAAGGTATAGAACAGATTAAACCTGAGCAGGTGAGAAGAAAGACCACAGAGAATAAGGAAAATACTCAGACTATTATTAAAATGGCTGAAGTTATGGATCCTGCATCTGTGGAAAATAAACCAAGAGAAATGCCTTTGATTGATAATGGAATGAAGGATGAAAGTTTTAATAAAGAGGTAAATAAGATAGATGAAGAGTTGTCTGAAAAATATCCAGATAATACAAAGAAGAAGATAAATTCCAAATCAGAAAGAAAATGGATGCTCAGCATGCTTACAGGAAATGCATCTTCCAATTCAGCGGAACAACAGTTCCATGGTTATGCCTCCGTTAATGGAAAGCCAATGAACTTTGAACAGGTATGGAGTGCTTCTGAATATGTAGATGATCCTTTAACACAAGTGTTGCTGGCCAATCAAAGCAAACCCGTAGAAGCTAGGATCAGACATAAGGTTCCGGTAACATTTGGGCTGTCTCTGTATTATAATTTAGGTAAAAAATGGGGAATAGGAACAGGGGTGAATTATACCAAACTAGCCTCAGAACTCCATTCAGGAAGTAATGATAATTATATTAAAGGAGAGCAGGTGGTGCATTATATCGGAATCCCTGTTCAGGTTAATTATAATGTCATTCAGAAAGGAAGGTTTACAGGATATATTACTGGTGGAGCGATGTTGGAAAAGCCTATATCAGGAAGTGTTACGACAAGTTATGTGGTGCATGATGAGGTGAGGGAAACATCAAAAGAAAATATGGAACATAAGCCACTGTCGTTTTCCGTGAATACTGCAGTTGGGCTTCAGATGAAGGTAGTTAATAGGTTAGGGATTTATGCAGAACCGGGGATAGGATATCATTTCAGAGATGAGGAATCGCCTAATACTATTTACAAGGAGAAACCTCTGCATTTTAATGTGAAGTTTGGGATCAGATTGTTGATTGATTAA
- a CDS encoding T9SS type A sorting domain-containing protein → MKTKLIFLTFLLFNLLNVRAQCEPTITSPRLGAMFADKILFCDTEDEILSTTQTYSSYQWYKQEWTWQTPNNNPWVAISGATAQQLTINGNDQLYYFKVEVTQGDCMAESPAVMADGYVYGLPAMMSTFVPGTYEIVDGGIVHVCSEAPVKFDDVFPVVYGPHTWFKCIPTTTAPFTGDPCVIPNVTGDSYTASKSGVYGFYACTEYCPTQCQMLDPFAFVELQYDNWEFCGGLGTGEVKQKENKLNIYPNPTTQFLYIGKESEQYNEVTIIDMSGKLVLKKNDHQYKQGIDVSHLVPGNYIIVSKSTKGDVYRNKFIKK, encoded by the coding sequence ATGAAAACAAAACTGATTTTTTTAACATTTTTATTATTCAACCTTCTGAATGTGAGAGCACAATGTGAGCCCACCATTACCAGCCCGAGATTAGGAGCTATGTTTGCCGATAAGATCCTGTTCTGTGATACTGAAGATGAGATTCTTTCCACTACACAAACGTATTCTTCTTATCAATGGTATAAACAGGAATGGACTTGGCAGACTCCTAATAATAATCCTTGGGTAGCAATTTCCGGAGCAACAGCCCAGCAGCTGACTATTAATGGGAATGACCAATTGTATTATTTTAAAGTAGAAGTTACCCAAGGAGATTGTATGGCTGAAAGCCCTGCAGTGATGGCAGATGGATATGTTTATGGCCTTCCTGCGATGATGTCTACGTTTGTTCCCGGAACTTACGAGATTGTAGATGGCGGAATAGTACATGTATGCTCGGAAGCGCCTGTAAAATTTGATGATGTGTTTCCTGTGGTGTATGGCCCTCATACCTGGTTTAAATGTATTCCGACTACCACTGCACCTTTTACCGGAGACCCTTGCGTGATTCCTAATGTAACCGGGGATAGCTATACTGCTTCTAAATCTGGAGTATATGGATTTTATGCCTGCACAGAATATTGCCCTACTCAATGTCAAATGTTAGATCCGTTTGCTTTTGTTGAGCTTCAATATGATAACTGGGAATTTTGTGGGGGGCTAGGAACAGGAGAAGTAAAACAAAAAGAAAATAAATTAAATATATACCCGAATCCTACAACCCAGTTCCTTTATATTGGGAAAGAATCAGAACAATATAATGAGGTTACAATCATAGATATGTCAGGGAAACTGGTTCTTAAGAAAAATGATCATCAGTACAAGCAGGGAATTGATGTAAGCCATTTAGTGCCTGGAAACTATATTATTGTTTCCAAAAGTACTAAGGGAGATGTCTATAGAAATAAATTTATAAAGAAATAA
- a CDS encoding right-handed parallel beta-helix repeat-containing protein, which translates to MSELQNLSVAEISELVTSFEDLKPQYVQLTGYYPGISYDKPVIYYLSKTAASEDHFSSIKLTNNGQYKLEAAFGDTVDLAYCGIKGDGLPEEIEKVNIALVRLYAMNVKNVIISGLYKINVDVDKKTVPTADLQKKIQLQSDTNYYLNGRVEALPGSNNGYELISFTGTLNTKLSGGKIKGNKYSFKAKNGSYYKIWKPNESYQVDDYVYVNNTPLRVKKAGISGGVKPWVYPNVPCEEITPVKKPSYCNIDYKENILIELTDGSIKYESVNNLDLGEWGFGINVLQANNFIIENVEVSECWGDGIYIIDSYNGNITNVICRDNRRQGLSIIDGDGINVVNSQFIKTSGTIPEAGIDIEPNKNQKVRNVNIVNCICDQNNGYGLLITTPDATAGVSDVNVLNLATRNNGLDGFACKTEGDEYSHTIFNINVQNLASSGNKASQIFIEGANGVKVRNGRIENAFDSPLVDLYKVHNVKISDLEMVGNGDGIKIRKGADNVTIEGNYIETVKTCITDDHTNFKKENITIKGNNLKSVQQSAIDILEYTSLTVADNAILRTGTDGIKIGNTNEQSLAVIRLIM; encoded by the coding sequence ATGAGCGAGCTACAAAATCTAAGTGTAGCTGAGATTTCAGAACTAGTAACATCTTTTGAAGATCTAAAACCACAATATGTGCAGCTAACGGGATATTATCCGGGAATTTCTTATGATAAACCTGTTATCTATTATTTATCAAAAACAGCTGCTTCAGAGGATCATTTCAGTAGTATTAAACTCACCAACAATGGACAATACAAATTGGAAGCAGCATTTGGAGATACTGTGGATCTTGCTTATTGTGGTATTAAAGGGGATGGTCTCCCCGAAGAAATTGAAAAAGTCAATATAGCTCTTGTTAGACTATATGCTATGAACGTTAAAAATGTTATTATTTCAGGACTTTATAAAATTAATGTAGATGTAGATAAGAAAACAGTTCCAACTGCAGATTTACAAAAAAAGATTCAGCTTCAGAGTGATACCAATTATTATTTGAATGGCAGAGTTGAAGCACTACCCGGAAGTAATAATGGTTATGAATTAATTTCCTTTACGGGCACGTTAAACACTAAATTGAGTGGAGGAAAGATTAAAGGAAATAAATATAGTTTTAAGGCTAAAAATGGGAGTTATTACAAAATTTGGAAACCTAATGAATCCTATCAGGTGGATGATTATGTTTATGTAAATAATACCCCCTTGAGAGTGAAAAAAGCTGGAATCTCAGGCGGAGTGAAACCATGGGTGTATCCGAATGTACCATGTGAAGAGATAACTCCAGTTAAAAAACCATCTTATTGTAATATAGATTATAAGGAAAATATCCTGATTGAATTGACTGATGGTTCTATTAAATATGAAAGCGTAAACAACCTTGATCTCGGAGAATGGGGGTTTGGTATTAATGTACTTCAAGCTAATAATTTCATTATTGAAAATGTAGAAGTGTCAGAATGCTGGGGAGATGGTATTTATATCATAGATTCCTATAATGGTAACATTACAAATGTTATTTGTCGTGATAACCGTAGACAAGGTCTTTCAATCATAGATGGTGACGGTATTAATGTGGTAAATAGTCAGTTTATTAAAACTAGCGGAACTATCCCGGAGGCAGGAATAGATATAGAGCCTAATAAAAATCAAAAAGTTAGGAACGTTAACATTGTGAATTGTATTTGCGATCAGAACAATGGTTATGGATTACTGATAACAACTCCGGATGCAACTGCTGGAGTATCCGATGTTAATGTTTTGAATTTGGCAACAAGAAATAATGGTCTTGATGGCTTTGCTTGTAAAACAGAAGGAGATGAGTATTCTCATACGATCTTTAATATCAATGTACAAAATCTGGCATCTTCAGGAAATAAAGCATCGCAAATCTTTATTGAAGGAGCAAATGGGGTTAAAGTAAGAAATGGTAGAATTGAAAATGCATTTGACTCTCCTCTGGTTGATTTGTATAAAGTACATAATGTAAAAATTAGTGACCTTGAAATGGTAGGAAATGGAGACGGAATTAAGATTAGAAAAGGAGCTGATAACGTAACCATTGAGGGGAATTATATTGAAACAGTTAAAACATGTATTACAGACGATCATACCAATTTTAAAAAAGAAAATATTACCATTAAAGGCAATAACCTAAAGTCAGTACAACAAAGTGCTATTGATATCTTGGAATATACTTCACTTACTGTAGCAGATAATGCGATTTTGAGAACCGGCACTGACGGGATTAAAATAGGAAATACAAACGAGCAATCATTAGCGGTAATAAGACTAATAATGTAG
- a CDS encoding YifB family Mg chelatase-like AAA ATPase → MLIKIYGSAIHGVAAQTITIEVNVDTGGVGYHLVGLPDNAIKESSYRISAALKNVGYKIPGKKITINMAPADLRKEGSAYDLSIAIGILAASDQILAEEVHDYIIMGELSLDGSLQPIKGVLPIAIQAREEGFKGIILPIQNAREAAIVSDLEVYGVENIKQVIDFFHEGKAIERMILDTRKEFNEKINDFPFDFSEVKGQETAKRAMEVAAAGGHNIILIGPPGSGKTMLAKRVPSILPPLTLKEALETTKIHSVAGKIGTQASLMTVRPFRSPHHTISDVALVGGGSYPQPGEISLAHNGVLFLDEMPEFKRTVLEVMRQPLEDREVTISRARFTVNYPASFMLVASMNPSPSGFFPDDPNNTSSVYEMQRYMNKLSGPLLDRIDIHIEVQKVEFEQLSEKRKGEKSKDIRERVLKAREIQNERYKDLNISSNAQIGPREIEAFCDLDEVSFSLIKLAMEKLNLSARAYDRILKVARTIADLEGSEKILSHHISEAIQYRSLDREFWNS, encoded by the coding sequence ATGCTGATCAAAATTTACGGTAGCGCCATTCATGGAGTTGCTGCCCAAACCATAACAATTGAAGTAAATGTAGATACCGGAGGCGTAGGGTACCATTTGGTAGGACTTCCTGATAATGCAATCAAAGAAAGTAGTTATAGGATTTCTGCTGCATTGAAGAATGTAGGCTATAAAATTCCCGGAAAGAAAATTACGATTAATATGGCTCCGGCGGATCTTAGAAAAGAAGGCTCCGCCTATGATCTGAGTATAGCGATTGGTATCTTGGCTGCGTCAGATCAGATTCTGGCTGAAGAAGTTCATGACTATATTATTATGGGTGAACTGTCTCTGGATGGGAGTTTACAACCCATAAAAGGAGTATTACCCATTGCTATTCAGGCTAGGGAAGAAGGGTTTAAAGGAATTATTCTTCCTATTCAAAATGCCAGAGAAGCAGCTATTGTCAGTGATCTTGAAGTATATGGAGTAGAGAATATAAAGCAGGTCATTGATTTCTTTCATGAAGGAAAGGCTATTGAAAGAATGATATTGGATACGAGAAAAGAGTTCAATGAGAAAATCAACGATTTTCCGTTTGATTTTTCAGAAGTTAAAGGGCAGGAAACAGCTAAAAGAGCGATGGAAGTCGCTGCTGCCGGTGGACACAATATCATCCTGATTGGCCCTCCCGGAAGTGGAAAAACAATGTTGGCCAAAAGAGTTCCGAGTATACTCCCGCCATTAACATTGAAGGAGGCATTGGAAACTACAAAAATCCACTCAGTAGCAGGGAAAATAGGGACACAAGCATCATTAATGACGGTACGTCCTTTCAGATCCCCACACCATACCATTTCCGACGTAGCACTTGTTGGTGGTGGAAGTTATCCTCAGCCTGGGGAAATTTCACTAGCTCATAACGGGGTTTTATTTCTGGACGAAATGCCCGAATTCAAACGGACAGTGCTGGAAGTGATGAGGCAGCCTTTAGAAGATCGGGAAGTGACCATTTCAAGAGCAAGATTTACAGTCAATTATCCTGCAAGTTTTATGCTGGTCGCTTCTATGAATCCTAGTCCAAGCGGGTTTTTTCCTGATGATCCCAATAATACCTCATCTGTTTATGAAATGCAACGGTATATGAATAAACTTTCCGGGCCACTTTTAGATAGAATTGATATTCATATCGAAGTTCAGAAAGTAGAATTTGAGCAGCTTTCAGAAAAAAGGAAGGGTGAGAAAAGTAAAGATATCAGGGAGCGGGTTTTGAAAGCAAGAGAAATTCAAAATGAACGATATAAAGATCTTAATATCAGTAGTAATGCTCAGATTGGCCCAAGGGAAATTGAAGCATTCTGTGACTTAGATGAGGTTTCTTTTAGCCTTATAAAGCTGGCGATGGAAAAGCTCAACCTTTCTGCAAGAGCATATGACAGAATTTTAAAAGTAGCTCGCACTATAGCGGATCTTGAAGGATCTGAAAAAATACTTTCCCATCATATTTCCGAAGCTATACAATATAGAAGTTTAGATAGGGAGTTTTGGAATTCTTAA